A window of the Tachysurus fulvidraco isolate hzauxx_2018 chromosome 6, HZAU_PFXX_2.0, whole genome shotgun sequence genome harbors these coding sequences:
- the LOC113645388 gene encoding uncharacterized protein LOC113645388 isoform X5, giving the protein MDDQSGFVNLDNLLLQLALETQELAQKKSGLTQQIQICKADIQEKKKCIEETQKTIKKLEEDIQQKQNTFKCYKENVKSLCGTRDLLLQYEKMLEAELERREESYNQDMKMFQERMENYWKIYQQHKEEYLQNPLATKLLKIQAENEEIERRIRAKDEEIIAKEKELKALQEDNVTCDSVQKHVEQQAPPSESDTQLEGVLASPQDPQAQGTKTEQEDVQIEMDEKALENNQAQTDGGDESNSSEVGVIGSTIWAVSEIRDEGADQNEKEHTDEVDMNLNTSCVSDTLEDVMQAEEQQESAEATVEEGGNKGAVCLPSSPIHMRALDTPTFSLISPNTAQGHQNGGETPTFLFSMNSGPNTPTFSGFDLEVGPSQHEESPFTFSSSYFNKKTPETKLPACVNEHERT; this is encoded by the exons ATGGATGATCAGTCCGGTTTTGTAAATTTGGACAATCTTTTGCTACAGTTAG CTTTAGAGACTCAAGAATTAGCCCAGAAGAAAAGTGGCCTTACACAACAAATTCAAA TTTGTAAAGCAGACAtacaagaaaagaagaaatgtattgaaGAAACTCAGAAGACTATAAAGAAACTAGAGGAGGACattcagcaaaaacaaaacacattcaaatgctacaaagaaaatgttaagAG TCTTTGTGGAACAAGAGATCTTCTGCTTCAATACGAGAAGATGCTGGAAGCTGAGCTTGAAAGAAGGGAGGAAAGCTATAATCAAGACAT GAAGATGTTTCAGGAAAGAATGGAAAACTACTGGAAAATATATCAGCAGCATAAAGAGGAGTATTTGCAGAATCCTCTAGCCACAAAGCTCCTAAAGATTCAGGCTGAGAATGAGGAAATTGAAAGAAGAATCCGAGCCAAAGATGAAGAAATAATAGCGAAAGAGAAAGAGTTGAAAGCTCTGCAAG AGGACAATGTCACATGTGACAg TGTTCAGAAACATGTTGAACAACAAGCACCGCCGTCTGAGAGTGACACCCAGCTCGAAGGTGTTCTAGCATCTCCTCAAGATCCTCAAGCACAG GGTACCAAAACCGAGCAAGAGGATGTTCAAATTGAGATGGATGAAAAGGCTTTGGAGAACAATCAGGCCCAAACAGATGGTGGTGATGAGTCAAATTCATCTGAAGTGGGTGTAATTGGTAGCACCATATGGGCAGTCTCAGAAATAAGAGATG AAGGAGCGGACCAGAACGAAAAAGAACACACAGATGAAGTG GATATGAATCTGAACACCTCCTGTGTGTCAGACACACTGGAGGACGTGATGCAGGCTGAGGAGCAGCAGGAAAGTGCAGAAGCTACTGTGGAGGAGGGCGGTAACAAGGGAGCAGTGTGTCTTCCATCATCCCCCATCCACATGAGAGCACTGGATACGCCAACATTCAgtctaat CAGTCCCAATACAGCTCAGGGTCACCAGAATGGTGGAGAAACACCAACATTCCTTTTCTCCATGAACTCTGGACCAAACACTCCTACATTCTCTGGCTTCGACCTTGAAGTAGGGCCGAGCCAACACGAG gagtCACCTTTCACATTCTCCAGCTCTTATTTCAACAAG AAAACACCTGAAACGAAGCTTCCAG CCTGCGTTAATGAGCATGAGAGGACCTAG
- the LOC113645388 gene encoding uncharacterized protein LOC113645388 isoform X1: protein MDDQSGFVNLDNLLLQLALETQELAQKKSGLTQQIQICKADIQEKKKCIEETQKTIKKLEEDIQQKQNTFKCYKENVKSLCGTRDLLLQYEKMLEAELERREESYNQDMKMFQERMENYWKIYQQHKEEYLQNPLATKLLKIQAENEEIERRIRAKDEEIIAKEKELKALQEDNVTCDSVQKHVEQQAPPSESDTQLEGVLASPQDPQAQGTKTEQEDVQIEMDEKALENNQAQTDGGDESNSSEVGVIGSTIWAVSEIRDEGADQNEKEHTDEVDMNLNTSCVSDTLEDVMQAEEQQESAEATVEEGGNKGAVCLPSSPIHMRALDTPTFSLISPNTAQGHQNGGETPTFLFSMNSGPNTPTFSGFDLEVGPSQHEESPFTFSSSYFNKKTPETKLPGFLFDDSDSHTEEEFAFSFSSKSPHPKESLGTGDTFPFSFSFENL, encoded by the exons ATGGATGATCAGTCCGGTTTTGTAAATTTGGACAATCTTTTGCTACAGTTAG CTTTAGAGACTCAAGAATTAGCCCAGAAGAAAAGTGGCCTTACACAACAAATTCAAA TTTGTAAAGCAGACAtacaagaaaagaagaaatgtattgaaGAAACTCAGAAGACTATAAAGAAACTAGAGGAGGACattcagcaaaaacaaaacacattcaaatgctacaaagaaaatgttaagAG TCTTTGTGGAACAAGAGATCTTCTGCTTCAATACGAGAAGATGCTGGAAGCTGAGCTTGAAAGAAGGGAGGAAAGCTATAATCAAGACAT GAAGATGTTTCAGGAAAGAATGGAAAACTACTGGAAAATATATCAGCAGCATAAAGAGGAGTATTTGCAGAATCCTCTAGCCACAAAGCTCCTAAAGATTCAGGCTGAGAATGAGGAAATTGAAAGAAGAATCCGAGCCAAAGATGAAGAAATAATAGCGAAAGAGAAAGAGTTGAAAGCTCTGCAAG AGGACAATGTCACATGTGACAg TGTTCAGAAACATGTTGAACAACAAGCACCGCCGTCTGAGAGTGACACCCAGCTCGAAGGTGTTCTAGCATCTCCTCAAGATCCTCAAGCACAG GGTACCAAAACCGAGCAAGAGGATGTTCAAATTGAGATGGATGAAAAGGCTTTGGAGAACAATCAGGCCCAAACAGATGGTGGTGATGAGTCAAATTCATCTGAAGTGGGTGTAATTGGTAGCACCATATGGGCAGTCTCAGAAATAAGAGATG AAGGAGCGGACCAGAACGAAAAAGAACACACAGATGAAGTG GATATGAATCTGAACACCTCCTGTGTGTCAGACACACTGGAGGACGTGATGCAGGCTGAGGAGCAGCAGGAAAGTGCAGAAGCTACTGTGGAGGAGGGCGGTAACAAGGGAGCAGTGTGTCTTCCATCATCCCCCATCCACATGAGAGCACTGGATACGCCAACATTCAgtctaat CAGTCCCAATACAGCTCAGGGTCACCAGAATGGTGGAGAAACACCAACATTCCTTTTCTCCATGAACTCTGGACCAAACACTCCTACATTCTCTGGCTTCGACCTTGAAGTAGGGCCGAGCCAACACGAG gagtCACCTTTCACATTCTCCAGCTCTTATTTCAACAAG AAAACACCTGAAACGAAGCTTCCAG GATTTCTGTTTGATGACTCAGACAGTCATACAGAGGAAGAatttgctttttctttcagCTCTAAGAGCCCTCATCCCAAAGAGTCACTAGGGACTGGAGACACTTTCCCTTTCTCCTTTAGCTTTGAAAAtctttaa
- the LOC113645388 gene encoding protein SIX6OS1 isoform X2 produces the protein MDDQSGFVNLDNLLLQLALETQELAQKKSGLTQQIQICKADIQEKKKCIEETQKTIKKLEEDIQQKQNTFKCYKENVKSLCGTRDLLLQYEKMLEAELERREESYNQDMKMFQERMENYWKIYQQHKEEYLQNPLATKLLKIQAENEEIERRIRAKDEEIIAKEKELKALQEDNVTCDSVQKHVEQQAPPSESDTQLEGVLASPQDPQAQGTKTEQEDVQIEMDEKALENNQAQTDGGDESNSSEVGVIGSTIWAVSEIRDEGADQNEKEHTDEVDMNLNTSCVSDTLEDVMQAEEQQESAEATVEEGGNKGAVCLPSSPIHMRALDTPTFSLIPNTAQGHQNGGETPTFLFSMNSGPNTPTFSGFDLEVGPSQHEESPFTFSSSYFNKKTPETKLPGFLFDDSDSHTEEEFAFSFSSKSPHPKESLGTGDTFPFSFSFENL, from the exons ATGGATGATCAGTCCGGTTTTGTAAATTTGGACAATCTTTTGCTACAGTTAG CTTTAGAGACTCAAGAATTAGCCCAGAAGAAAAGTGGCCTTACACAACAAATTCAAA TTTGTAAAGCAGACAtacaagaaaagaagaaatgtattgaaGAAACTCAGAAGACTATAAAGAAACTAGAGGAGGACattcagcaaaaacaaaacacattcaaatgctacaaagaaaatgttaagAG TCTTTGTGGAACAAGAGATCTTCTGCTTCAATACGAGAAGATGCTGGAAGCTGAGCTTGAAAGAAGGGAGGAAAGCTATAATCAAGACAT GAAGATGTTTCAGGAAAGAATGGAAAACTACTGGAAAATATATCAGCAGCATAAAGAGGAGTATTTGCAGAATCCTCTAGCCACAAAGCTCCTAAAGATTCAGGCTGAGAATGAGGAAATTGAAAGAAGAATCCGAGCCAAAGATGAAGAAATAATAGCGAAAGAGAAAGAGTTGAAAGCTCTGCAAG AGGACAATGTCACATGTGACAg TGTTCAGAAACATGTTGAACAACAAGCACCGCCGTCTGAGAGTGACACCCAGCTCGAAGGTGTTCTAGCATCTCCTCAAGATCCTCAAGCACAG GGTACCAAAACCGAGCAAGAGGATGTTCAAATTGAGATGGATGAAAAGGCTTTGGAGAACAATCAGGCCCAAACAGATGGTGGTGATGAGTCAAATTCATCTGAAGTGGGTGTAATTGGTAGCACCATATGGGCAGTCTCAGAAATAAGAGATG AAGGAGCGGACCAGAACGAAAAAGAACACACAGATGAAGTG GATATGAATCTGAACACCTCCTGTGTGTCAGACACACTGGAGGACGTGATGCAGGCTGAGGAGCAGCAGGAAAGTGCAGAAGCTACTGTGGAGGAGGGCGGTAACAAGGGAGCAGTGTGTCTTCCATCATCCCCCATCCACATGAGAGCACTGGATACGCCAACATTCAgtctaat TCCCAATACAGCTCAGGGTCACCAGAATGGTGGAGAAACACCAACATTCCTTTTCTCCATGAACTCTGGACCAAACACTCCTACATTCTCTGGCTTCGACCTTGAAGTAGGGCCGAGCCAACACGAG gagtCACCTTTCACATTCTCCAGCTCTTATTTCAACAAG AAAACACCTGAAACGAAGCTTCCAG GATTTCTGTTTGATGACTCAGACAGTCATACAGAGGAAGAatttgctttttctttcagCTCTAAGAGCCCTCATCCCAAAGAGTCACTAGGGACTGGAGACACTTTCCCTTTCTCCTTTAGCTTTGAAAAtctttaa
- the LOC113645388 gene encoding protein SIX6OS1 isoform X3, with product MDDQSGFVNLDNLLLQLALETQELAQKKSGLTQQIQICKADIQEKKKCIEETQKTIKKLEEDIQQKQNTFKCYKENVKSLCGTRDLLLQYEKMLEAELERREESYNQDMKMFQERMENYWKIYQQHKEEYLQNPLATKLLKIQAENEEIERRIRAKDEEIIAKEKELKALQEDNVTCDSVQKHVEQQAPPSESDTQLEGVLASPQDPQAQGTKTEQEDVQIEMDEKALENNQAQTDGGDESNSSEVGVIGSTIWAVSEIRDGADQNEKEHTDEVDMNLNTSCVSDTLEDVMQAEEQQESAEATVEEGGNKGAVCLPSSPIHMRALDTPTFSLISPNTAQGHQNGGETPTFLFSMNSGPNTPTFSGFDLEVGPSQHEESPFTFSSSYFNKKTPETKLPGFLFDDSDSHTEEEFAFSFSSKSPHPKESLGTGDTFPFSFSFENL from the exons ATGGATGATCAGTCCGGTTTTGTAAATTTGGACAATCTTTTGCTACAGTTAG CTTTAGAGACTCAAGAATTAGCCCAGAAGAAAAGTGGCCTTACACAACAAATTCAAA TTTGTAAAGCAGACAtacaagaaaagaagaaatgtattgaaGAAACTCAGAAGACTATAAAGAAACTAGAGGAGGACattcagcaaaaacaaaacacattcaaatgctacaaagaaaatgttaagAG TCTTTGTGGAACAAGAGATCTTCTGCTTCAATACGAGAAGATGCTGGAAGCTGAGCTTGAAAGAAGGGAGGAAAGCTATAATCAAGACAT GAAGATGTTTCAGGAAAGAATGGAAAACTACTGGAAAATATATCAGCAGCATAAAGAGGAGTATTTGCAGAATCCTCTAGCCACAAAGCTCCTAAAGATTCAGGCTGAGAATGAGGAAATTGAAAGAAGAATCCGAGCCAAAGATGAAGAAATAATAGCGAAAGAGAAAGAGTTGAAAGCTCTGCAAG AGGACAATGTCACATGTGACAg TGTTCAGAAACATGTTGAACAACAAGCACCGCCGTCTGAGAGTGACACCCAGCTCGAAGGTGTTCTAGCATCTCCTCAAGATCCTCAAGCACAG GGTACCAAAACCGAGCAAGAGGATGTTCAAATTGAGATGGATGAAAAGGCTTTGGAGAACAATCAGGCCCAAACAGATGGTGGTGATGAGTCAAATTCATCTGAAGTGGGTGTAATTGGTAGCACCATATGGGCAGTCTCAGAAATAAGAGATG GAGCGGACCAGAACGAAAAAGAACACACAGATGAAGTG GATATGAATCTGAACACCTCCTGTGTGTCAGACACACTGGAGGACGTGATGCAGGCTGAGGAGCAGCAGGAAAGTGCAGAAGCTACTGTGGAGGAGGGCGGTAACAAGGGAGCAGTGTGTCTTCCATCATCCCCCATCCACATGAGAGCACTGGATACGCCAACATTCAgtctaat CAGTCCCAATACAGCTCAGGGTCACCAGAATGGTGGAGAAACACCAACATTCCTTTTCTCCATGAACTCTGGACCAAACACTCCTACATTCTCTGGCTTCGACCTTGAAGTAGGGCCGAGCCAACACGAG gagtCACCTTTCACATTCTCCAGCTCTTATTTCAACAAG AAAACACCTGAAACGAAGCTTCCAG GATTTCTGTTTGATGACTCAGACAGTCATACAGAGGAAGAatttgctttttctttcagCTCTAAGAGCCCTCATCCCAAAGAGTCACTAGGGACTGGAGACACTTTCCCTTTCTCCTTTAGCTTTGAAAAtctttaa
- the LOC113645388 gene encoding reticulocyte-binding protein homolog 2a isoform X4: MDDQSGFVNLDNLLLQLVCKADIQEKKKCIEETQKTIKKLEEDIQQKQNTFKCYKENVKSLCGTRDLLLQYEKMLEAELERREESYNQDMKMFQERMENYWKIYQQHKEEYLQNPLATKLLKIQAENEEIERRIRAKDEEIIAKEKELKALQEDNVTCDSVQKHVEQQAPPSESDTQLEGVLASPQDPQAQGTKTEQEDVQIEMDEKALENNQAQTDGGDESNSSEVGVIGSTIWAVSEIRDEGADQNEKEHTDEVDMNLNTSCVSDTLEDVMQAEEQQESAEATVEEGGNKGAVCLPSSPIHMRALDTPTFSLISPNTAQGHQNGGETPTFLFSMNSGPNTPTFSGFDLEVGPSQHEESPFTFSSSYFNKKTPETKLPGFLFDDSDSHTEEEFAFSFSSKSPHPKESLGTGDTFPFSFSFENL; encoded by the exons ATGGATGATCAGTCCGGTTTTGTAAATTTGGACAATCTTTTGCTACAGTTAG TTTGTAAAGCAGACAtacaagaaaagaagaaatgtattgaaGAAACTCAGAAGACTATAAAGAAACTAGAGGAGGACattcagcaaaaacaaaacacattcaaatgctacaaagaaaatgttaagAG TCTTTGTGGAACAAGAGATCTTCTGCTTCAATACGAGAAGATGCTGGAAGCTGAGCTTGAAAGAAGGGAGGAAAGCTATAATCAAGACAT GAAGATGTTTCAGGAAAGAATGGAAAACTACTGGAAAATATATCAGCAGCATAAAGAGGAGTATTTGCAGAATCCTCTAGCCACAAAGCTCCTAAAGATTCAGGCTGAGAATGAGGAAATTGAAAGAAGAATCCGAGCCAAAGATGAAGAAATAATAGCGAAAGAGAAAGAGTTGAAAGCTCTGCAAG AGGACAATGTCACATGTGACAg TGTTCAGAAACATGTTGAACAACAAGCACCGCCGTCTGAGAGTGACACCCAGCTCGAAGGTGTTCTAGCATCTCCTCAAGATCCTCAAGCACAG GGTACCAAAACCGAGCAAGAGGATGTTCAAATTGAGATGGATGAAAAGGCTTTGGAGAACAATCAGGCCCAAACAGATGGTGGTGATGAGTCAAATTCATCTGAAGTGGGTGTAATTGGTAGCACCATATGGGCAGTCTCAGAAATAAGAGATG AAGGAGCGGACCAGAACGAAAAAGAACACACAGATGAAGTG GATATGAATCTGAACACCTCCTGTGTGTCAGACACACTGGAGGACGTGATGCAGGCTGAGGAGCAGCAGGAAAGTGCAGAAGCTACTGTGGAGGAGGGCGGTAACAAGGGAGCAGTGTGTCTTCCATCATCCCCCATCCACATGAGAGCACTGGATACGCCAACATTCAgtctaat CAGTCCCAATACAGCTCAGGGTCACCAGAATGGTGGAGAAACACCAACATTCCTTTTCTCCATGAACTCTGGACCAAACACTCCTACATTCTCTGGCTTCGACCTTGAAGTAGGGCCGAGCCAACACGAG gagtCACCTTTCACATTCTCCAGCTCTTATTTCAACAAG AAAACACCTGAAACGAAGCTTCCAG GATTTCTGTTTGATGACTCAGACAGTCATACAGAGGAAGAatttgctttttctttcagCTCTAAGAGCCCTCATCCCAAAGAGTCACTAGGGACTGGAGACACTTTCCCTTTCTCCTTTAGCTTTGAAAAtctttaa
- the LOC113645388 gene encoding uncharacterized protein LOC113645388 isoform X6, with amino-acid sequence MLEAELERREESYNQDMKMFQERMENYWKIYQQHKEEYLQNPLATKLLKIQAENEEIERRIRAKDEEIIAKEKELKALQEDNVTCDSVQKHVEQQAPPSESDTQLEGVLASPQDPQAQGTKTEQEDVQIEMDEKALENNQAQTDGGDESNSSEVGVIGSTIWAVSEIRDEGADQNEKEHTDEVDMNLNTSCVSDTLEDVMQAEEQQESAEATVEEGGNKGAVCLPSSPIHMRALDTPTFSLISPNTAQGHQNGGETPTFLFSMNSGPNTPTFSGFDLEVGPSQHEESPFTFSSSYFNKKTPETKLPGFLFDDSDSHTEEEFAFSFSSKSPHPKESLGTGDTFPFSFSFENL; translated from the exons ATGCTGGAAGCTGAGCTTGAAAGAAGGGAGGAAAGCTATAATCAAGACAT GAAGATGTTTCAGGAAAGAATGGAAAACTACTGGAAAATATATCAGCAGCATAAAGAGGAGTATTTGCAGAATCCTCTAGCCACAAAGCTCCTAAAGATTCAGGCTGAGAATGAGGAAATTGAAAGAAGAATCCGAGCCAAAGATGAAGAAATAATAGCGAAAGAGAAAGAGTTGAAAGCTCTGCAAG AGGACAATGTCACATGTGACAg TGTTCAGAAACATGTTGAACAACAAGCACCGCCGTCTGAGAGTGACACCCAGCTCGAAGGTGTTCTAGCATCTCCTCAAGATCCTCAAGCACAG GGTACCAAAACCGAGCAAGAGGATGTTCAAATTGAGATGGATGAAAAGGCTTTGGAGAACAATCAGGCCCAAACAGATGGTGGTGATGAGTCAAATTCATCTGAAGTGGGTGTAATTGGTAGCACCATATGGGCAGTCTCAGAAATAAGAGATG AAGGAGCGGACCAGAACGAAAAAGAACACACAGATGAAGTG GATATGAATCTGAACACCTCCTGTGTGTCAGACACACTGGAGGACGTGATGCAGGCTGAGGAGCAGCAGGAAAGTGCAGAAGCTACTGTGGAGGAGGGCGGTAACAAGGGAGCAGTGTGTCTTCCATCATCCCCCATCCACATGAGAGCACTGGATACGCCAACATTCAgtctaat CAGTCCCAATACAGCTCAGGGTCACCAGAATGGTGGAGAAACACCAACATTCCTTTTCTCCATGAACTCTGGACCAAACACTCCTACATTCTCTGGCTTCGACCTTGAAGTAGGGCCGAGCCAACACGAG gagtCACCTTTCACATTCTCCAGCTCTTATTTCAACAAG AAAACACCTGAAACGAAGCTTCCAG GATTTCTGTTTGATGACTCAGACAGTCATACAGAGGAAGAatttgctttttctttcagCTCTAAGAGCCCTCATCCCAAAGAGTCACTAGGGACTGGAGACACTTTCCCTTTCTCCTTTAGCTTTGAAAAtctttaa